One stretch of Lysobacterales bacterium DNA includes these proteins:
- a CDS encoding DNA-binding protein — MSSLIVRGVDDAVVRALKTRAARHGRSTEAEHRLLLAEALLQPRRRSLAEVLAEIPGVGEDADFTRAQSDEAGRVFD, encoded by the coding sequence ATGTCCAGCCTGATCGTTCGTGGTGTCGATGATGCGGTGGTACGCGCCTTGAAGACGCGCGCGGCCCGACATGGACGCAGTACCGAGGCCGAGCATCGCTTGCTTCTGGCCGAGGCCTTGCTGCAGCCGCGACGCCGCTCTCTCGCCGAGGTGCTGGCCGAGATACCCGGTGTCGGCGAGGACGCAGACTTCACCCGCGCCCAGTCGGACGAGGCCGGGCGTGTATTTGATTGA
- a CDS encoding tetratricopeptide repeat protein gives MSQHDQPQTRTDGATGSADVLLADTAANPRGAPDRSLPEQIGEFRILGLLGRGGMGAVYLAEQQNPQREVALKVLRGTQDDPGALRRFELEGEALALLDHPIIAHVFATGVDSGHGAGIPFLAMELVRGRNLLADADARALDADARVRLMVEVCHGVQHAHQRGVIHRDLKPANILVDTEGRPKIMDFGIARVLGAGSDGATRLTEAGQVVGTIPYMSPEQLRGESHRIDVRTDVFALGVILYELLAGRRPRELDASSLFSAIKSAERKPMVPLAKIVPKFGGDLDTIVMKALAESPSQRYASVADLAADLERYLDHRPILARAPSAFYIARKFARRHRALVTAAAIAMLALLAATAFALVSAQKEREARAIAESKTAVANAVNDFTKQMLRGASAFSNQGKPVAVVDLLKAAERALDGKLASQPLVAGEVALLLGDAYRTLGQYDDALAMSKRAIASLPTSAEHASAKAEAILVHVAALTSTDRNDEASRELESELPPVEAFLSSRDPMRVEAIRYRAKVAERGGDQAEARRLLESALSAHTLGASSDSLRSVRQDMALLLRDLGNADDARSQMEGLLRESTVSGNELQIQEDQNNLGTLLHRMNELDRAHELLSAAFQSSVKIFGRNHPSTLTTLLNLLNVTVKQGNLDAADRMSLDLLSRLDAGIGRATYLGQSILNTRAYLLDDLQRNAEAETLFREVLRLVEDNPSLRGQESIGNRNNLAMLLMEMERFEEAATEFERGIDEAVSMVGAEHPYVAIFRNNYGECLTKLGRYDEALAELRASHEGLVSTFGAEHERVKKSLARIALAEQRGR, from the coding sequence GCATCCTCGGCCTGCTTGGGCGCGGCGGCATGGGCGCGGTGTACCTGGCCGAACAGCAGAACCCGCAGCGCGAGGTCGCGCTCAAGGTGTTGCGCGGCACCCAGGACGATCCCGGGGCACTGCGTCGCTTCGAGCTGGAAGGCGAGGCGCTGGCCCTGCTCGACCACCCGATCATCGCGCACGTGTTTGCCACCGGGGTCGACAGCGGCCACGGCGCCGGCATTCCGTTCCTGGCGATGGAGCTGGTGCGCGGCCGCAACCTGCTGGCCGATGCCGATGCGCGCGCGCTCGATGCCGACGCCCGTGTGCGCCTGATGGTCGAGGTTTGCCATGGCGTGCAGCATGCCCACCAGCGCGGCGTGATCCATCGTGACCTGAAGCCGGCGAACATTCTGGTCGACACGGAAGGCCGCCCGAAGATCATGGACTTCGGCATCGCCCGCGTGCTCGGCGCCGGCAGCGATGGCGCGACGCGTCTGACCGAAGCCGGCCAGGTGGTCGGCACCATTCCCTACATGAGCCCAGAGCAGTTGCGCGGCGAGTCGCACCGCATCGATGTGCGCACCGACGTGTTCGCGCTCGGCGTGATCCTGTACGAACTGCTCGCCGGCCGGCGCCCGCGCGAACTCGATGCCAGTTCCCTGTTCTCGGCGATCAAGAGCGCCGAACGCAAGCCGATGGTGCCGCTCGCGAAGATCGTGCCGAAGTTCGGTGGCGACCTCGACACCATCGTGATGAAGGCGCTGGCGGAGTCGCCGTCGCAACGCTACGCCAGCGTCGCCGACCTCGCCGCCGATCTCGAGCGCTACCTCGACCACCGCCCGATCCTGGCGCGCGCACCGAGCGCGTTCTACATCGCCCGCAAGTTCGCCCGCCGCCACCGCGCCCTGGTCACCGCCGCCGCGATCGCCATGCTCGCCCTGCTCGCCGCCACCGCGTTCGCGCTGGTGTCGGCTCAGAAGGAACGCGAGGCGCGCGCGATTGCAGAGTCGAAGACTGCCGTGGCGAATGCGGTCAATGATTTCACCAAGCAGATGCTCAGAGGCGCGAGCGCATTCAGTAACCAGGGCAAACCAGTTGCGGTCGTTGATCTCTTGAAGGCAGCCGAGCGGGCGCTGGATGGAAAGCTTGCGTCGCAGCCTCTCGTTGCCGGTGAGGTCGCGTTACTTCTCGGCGACGCATACCGGACGCTGGGGCAATACGACGACGCCCTCGCGATGAGCAAGCGCGCCATCGCAAGTCTGCCCACAAGCGCGGAACACGCCTCCGCCAAGGCCGAGGCGATTCTGGTTCACGTTGCGGCGCTCACCTCAACCGATCGCAACGACGAAGCCTCGCGAGAACTTGAGTCGGAGCTTCCACCGGTCGAGGCATTCCTGAGCTCGCGGGATCCCATGCGCGTGGAGGCGATTCGCTATCGCGCCAAAGTTGCCGAGCGGGGGGGCGATCAAGCCGAAGCTCGGCGATTGTTGGAGTCTGCGCTTTCCGCGCACACACTGGGTGCTTCCTCGGACAGCCTTCGAAGTGTTCGGCAAGACATGGCCTTGCTGCTTCGCGACCTGGGGAACGCCGACGACGCCAGAAGCCAGATGGAAGGGCTGTTGCGTGAGTCGACCGTTTCTGGAAATGAGCTTCAGATCCAGGAGGATCAGAACAATCTGGGCACGTTGCTGCATCGCATGAACGAGCTTGACCGGGCGCACGAATTGCTCTCCGCAGCGTTTCAGAGTTCGGTCAAGATCTTCGGACGCAACCACCCATCCACGCTCACAACGCTGCTCAACTTGCTCAACGTTACGGTGAAGCAGGGGAACCTGGACGCCGCCGACAGGATGTCGCTTGACCTGCTTTCTCGCCTTGATGCCGGAATCGGCCGCGCAACCTATCTGGGACAGAGCATACTCAACACGCGGGCCTATCTGTTGGACGACCTGCAACGAAACGCCGAGGCCGAAACGCTTTTCCGCGAAGTGCTCCGCCTCGTCGAGGACAATCCGTCGCTTCGCGGACAGGAAAGTATCGGCAACCGCAACAATCTGGCGATGCTGCTGATGGAAATGGAGCGGTTCGAGGAAGCCGCCACCGAGTTCGAGCGTGGCATCGACGAGGCCGTCAGCATGGTCGGTGCCGAACATCCCTACGTCGCAATCTTCCGCAACAATTACGGCGAATGCCTGACCAAGCTCGGTCGCTATGACGAAGCGCTAGCGGAGCTGCGTGCGAGCCACGAAGGTCTGGTCTCGACCTTCGGCGCCGAACATGAGCGGGTGAAAAAGTCGCTGGCGCGCATCGCCCTGGCCGAGCAGCGCGGGCGCTAG
- a CDS encoding RNA-binding transcriptional accessory protein — MLKIAQRIAADIGATPAQVNAAVTLLDEGATVPFIARYRKEVTGGLDDTQLRTLEERLSYLRELEDRRGAILASIEEQGKMTDALRGDLLAADSKARLEDLYLPYKPKRRTKAQIAREAGLEPLADALTQDPNRDPQVEALAFIDADRGVADIKAALDGARAILMERWSEMPVLVGALRDWLWDGALIRAKVIDGKQNEAAKYRDYFDHAEPIKAIPSHRLLALMRARNEGFLDLELMPRAGQQHIVRANNDEGALDEMAKAGHQLAEGLVARQVGISAAGRAADTWLLESVRLTWRVKLSLSLTLDLFGRAREAAEDEAIRVFGDNLKDLMLQAPAGPKVVLGLDPGLRTGVMIAAVDATGKVLTTGAVFPHQPMNRWDEAIAQLAAGCRQLGVQLVSIGNGTGSRDTEKLVGELAKKHPDLKIAKVVVSEAGASVYSASELAAKEFPDMDVSYRGAVSIARRLQDPLAELVKIDPKAIGVGQYQHDVNQVKLARALDARVEDCVNGVGVDLNTASQPLLARVAGLSASVAENIVKYRDQHGAFKSRRDLLKVPRLGDKAFEQCAGFLRIAGGEHPLDASGVHPEAYPVVERILAKAGKDIRVLIGDSKTLRGLNPAEFTDDKFGVPTVRDILKELEKPGRDPRPEFVTPAFAEGVEDLKDLKPGMLLEGRISNVAAFGAFVDIGVHQDGLVHVSALSSKFVKDPREVVKAGDIVKVKVLEVDLLRKRVALTMRLDDPIGEAKATPGQRPDARAGAFKAPAQKAPPSNHAFADAFARAKRT; from the coding sequence ATGCTGAAAATCGCCCAACGCATCGCCGCCGACATCGGCGCGACGCCCGCGCAAGTGAATGCCGCCGTGACCCTGCTCGACGAAGGCGCGACCGTGCCCTTCATCGCGCGCTACCGCAAGGAAGTGACCGGTGGCCTCGACGACACCCAGCTGCGCACGCTCGAGGAGCGCCTGTCCTACCTGCGCGAACTCGAAGACCGGCGCGGCGCGATCCTGGCGAGCATCGAGGAACAGGGCAAGATGACCGACGCGCTGCGCGGCGACCTCCTTGCCGCCGACTCCAAGGCGCGCCTCGAAGACCTGTATCTGCCGTACAAGCCCAAGCGCCGCACCAAGGCGCAGATCGCGCGCGAAGCCGGTCTCGAACCGCTGGCCGACGCGCTAACCCAGGACCCGAACCGCGATCCGCAGGTCGAAGCGCTCGCGTTCATCGATGCCGACAGAGGCGTTGCCGACATCAAGGCCGCACTCGACGGCGCGCGCGCGATCCTGATGGAGCGCTGGAGCGAGATGCCGGTGCTGGTCGGTGCCCTGCGCGACTGGCTCTGGGACGGCGCGCTGATCCGCGCCAAGGTCATCGACGGCAAGCAGAACGAGGCTGCGAAGTATCGCGACTATTTCGATCACGCCGAGCCGATCAAGGCGATTCCCTCGCACCGCCTGCTGGCGCTGATGCGTGCGCGCAACGAAGGATTCCTCGATCTGGAACTAATGCCGCGCGCCGGCCAGCAGCACATCGTGCGTGCGAACAACGACGAGGGCGCGCTCGACGAGATGGCCAAGGCCGGCCACCAGCTGGCCGAAGGCCTGGTCGCGAGGCAGGTCGGCATCAGCGCTGCCGGTCGTGCTGCGGACACCTGGTTGCTCGAATCCGTGCGCCTCACCTGGCGCGTGAAGCTGTCCCTGTCGCTGACGCTGGACCTGTTCGGTCGCGCCCGCGAGGCTGCCGAAGACGAGGCGATCCGCGTCTTCGGCGACAATCTCAAGGACCTGATGCTGCAGGCGCCGGCCGGACCCAAGGTCGTGCTCGGTCTCGATCCCGGCCTGCGCACCGGCGTCATGATCGCCGCGGTCGACGCCACCGGCAAGGTGCTGACCACCGGCGCGGTGTTCCCGCACCAGCCGATGAATCGCTGGGACGAGGCGATCGCGCAGCTCGCCGCCGGTTGTCGTCAGCTCGGCGTGCAGCTGGTCTCGATCGGCAATGGCACCGGCTCGCGCGACACCGAGAAACTGGTCGGCGAACTCGCGAAGAAACATCCGGACCTCAAGATCGCGAAAGTGGTGGTCAGCGAAGCCGGCGCCTCGGTGTACTCGGCTTCGGAACTGGCCGCGAAGGAATTCCCGGACATGGACGTGTCCTATCGCGGTGCGGTCTCGATCGCCCGCCGGCTACAAGACCCGCTGGCGGAACTGGTGAAGATCGATCCCAAGGCGATCGGTGTCGGCCAGTACCAGCACGACGTGAACCAGGTGAAGCTGGCACGTGCGCTCGATGCGCGAGTGGAAGACTGCGTGAACGGCGTCGGCGTTGATCTCAATACGGCCTCGCAGCCGCTGCTGGCGCGCGTCGCCGGCCTGTCGGCGAGTGTCGCCGAGAACATCGTCAAGTACCGCGATCAGCACGGCGCGTTCAAGTCGCGACGTGATCTGCTGAAGGTGCCGCGTCTCGGCGACAAGGCTTTCGAGCAGTGCGCCGGCTTCCTGCGCATCGCGGGCGGTGAACATCCGCTCGATGCCTCGGGCGTGCATCCGGAAGCCTATCCGGTGGTCGAGCGCATTCTCGCCAAGGCCGGCAAGGACATCCGTGTGCTGATCGGCGACAGCAAGACGCTGCGCGGCCTCAATCCCGCCGAGTTCACCGACGACAAGTTCGGTGTGCCGACGGTGCGCGACATTCTCAAGGAACTCGAGAAGCCGGGCCGCGACCCGCGTCCGGAGTTCGTGACCCCGGCCTTCGCCGAAGGCGTCGAGGACCTCAAGGACCTCAAGCCCGGCATGTTGCTCGAAGGCCGCATCTCCAACGTCGCCGCCTTCGGTGCCTTCGTCGACATCGGCGTGCACCAGGATGGCCTGGTGCATGTGTCGGCGCTGTCGAGCAAGTTCGTGAAGGACCCGCGCGAGGTGGTGAAGGCCGGCGATATCGTCAAGGTCAAGGTGCTCGAGGTGGATTTGTTGCGCAAGCGCGTTGCGCTGACCATGCGCCTCGACGATCCGATCGGCGAAGCGAAGGCGACACCCGGCCAGCGCCCGGATGCACGCGCCGGTGCGTTCAAGGCACCGGCGCAGAAAGCCCCGCCCTCAAACCACGCCTTTGCTGACGCTTTCGCTCGCGCGAAGCGGACGTGA
- a CDS encoding type II toxin-antitoxin system VapC family toxin, with the protein MYLIDTNVISEIRKAGAANPGVTAFFKRCTERGLRVYLSVVTVGELRRGVELIRHRGDKLQAERLEAWLAVVVQDYRDFLLPLDLDIAQAWGRLRVPHHENALDKQIAATALMHDLTLVTRNADDFAGTGVRLLNPFAPLV; encoded by the coding sequence GTGTATTTGATTGACACCAACGTCATCAGCGAAATCCGCAAAGCCGGGGCGGCCAATCCGGGAGTCACTGCCTTCTTCAAGCGTTGCACCGAGCGGGGCTTGCGGGTCTACCTGTCTGTCGTCACGGTGGGCGAATTGCGACGCGGCGTCGAACTGATTCGCCATCGCGGCGACAAACTGCAGGCCGAACGACTTGAGGCCTGGTTGGCAGTCGTCGTGCAGGACTACCGGGATTTCTTGCTGCCGTTGGATCTGGACATCGCCCAAGCCTGGGGCCGGTTGCGCGTGCCGCACCATGAAAATGCCCTGGACAAGCAGATCGCCGCAACCGCGCTGATGCATGACTTGACCCTGGTCACTCGCAACGCGGATGATTTCGCCGGAACCGGCGTGCGTCTCCTGAATCCGTTCGCGCCACTGGTCTGA
- a CDS encoding MoxR family ATPase — translation MHPQGKRFEGTDRYIATEDLMLAVNAAITLQRPLLIKGEPGTGKTLLAEEVARSLGTPLIEWHIKSSTKAQHGLYEYDAVSRLRDSQLGDARVADIRNYIVPGKLWEAFASEQRVVLLIDEIDKADIEFPNDLLRELDRMDFYVYETQETIRAKHRPIVIITSNNEKELPDAFLRRCFFHYIKFPDAETLTRIVDSHYPGIKRELVNEALQAFFHVREAPALKKKPSTSELLDWIKLLVAEDIPLEVLREKNARKVLPPLYGALVKNEADVQLFEKLAFLARRGG, via the coding sequence ATGCATCCGCAAGGCAAGCGTTTTGAAGGCACCGACCGCTACATCGCCACCGAGGACCTGATGCTCGCGGTCAATGCCGCCATCACCCTGCAGCGGCCGCTGCTGATCAAGGGTGAACCCGGCACCGGCAAGACCCTGCTCGCCGAGGAAGTCGCACGCTCGCTCGGCACGCCGCTGATCGAATGGCACATCAAGTCCAGCACCAAGGCGCAGCACGGTTTGTACGAGTACGACGCGGTCTCGCGCCTGCGCGACTCGCAGCTCGGCGACGCGCGCGTCGCCGACATCCGCAATTACATTGTGCCCGGCAAGTTGTGGGAGGCGTTTGCATCCGAACAGCGCGTGGTACTGCTGATCGACGAGATCGACAAGGCCGACATCGAATTCCCGAACGACCTGCTGCGTGAACTCGACCGCATGGACTTCTACGTCTACGAGACGCAGGAAACCATCCGCGCCAAACACCGTCCGATCGTGATCATCACCAGCAACAACGAGAAGGAGTTGCCGGACGCGTTCCTGCGCCGTTGTTTCTTCCACTACATCAAGTTTCCCGATGCCGAGACCCTGACCCGCATCGTCGATTCGCACTACCCGGGTATCAAGCGCGAACTGGTCAACGAGGCGTTGCAGGCGTTCTTCCATGTGCGCGAGGCGCCGGCCCTGAAGAAGAAGCCGAGCACTTCGGAACTGCTCGACTGGATCAAGCTGCTGGTCGCCGAGGACATTCCGCTCGAGGTGCTGCGTGAGAAGAACGCGCGCAAGGTCTTGCCACCGCTGTATGGCGCGCTGGTGAAGAACGAGGCCGACGTGCAGCTGTTCGAGAAGCTCGCGTTCCTGGCGCGACGCGGCGGATGA
- a CDS encoding SpoIIE family protein phosphatase has protein sequence MGAEVTPPPITLVVKSGPPRGNVGPLAARDWRLGRAADNEISLIDIAVSRQHALLGVREGRWCIRDLGSTRGTHLNAERLQTERDVALVAGDQLRIGSWIFEVRFAAPVSAPTPASLSRPQTLGSVPQQRLRALFALAHTAQHAEDEPALLNALCRDLGASLAYDRVAVLRGEIDEVQVCALHARAGASERGFSTTLLRVAEPEEPAVFESIAASDLGASLIAHPVAHAVCLRLSGVSEPTWLYLDRAEPFQDRDGSVLAYVEAAARIAALAISHREGLQAAAEHERLAAEQSQARRVQLQLCASRSGRLAALDYAFSTEPGAGMCGDFIDVLEARDGAVWCFVGDVVGHGTAAALLMATALAILRSECRRSDSPAAVADHLAAELAAVLAPGQFVTLWLARIDRDGRADIVDAGHGHAWIAAADNAVQALRVSGHPPIGVLPDPRHHVESILLGPATRLVIATDGFIEGAPDGSIIAAIESVRAHSSEPQRLLAELAAQHPRGEDDASVLVLERRA, from the coding sequence ATGGGCGCTGAGGTCACGCCGCCGCCAATCACCCTGGTGGTGAAATCCGGGCCGCCGCGCGGCAATGTCGGTCCGCTCGCGGCACGTGACTGGCGCCTCGGACGCGCCGCCGACAACGAGATCTCGCTGATCGACATCGCGGTGTCGCGCCAGCACGCCCTGCTCGGGGTGCGCGAGGGGCGCTGGTGCATACGCGATCTCGGCAGCACGCGCGGTACCCATCTCAACGCCGAGCGCTTGCAAACCGAGCGCGACGTGGCGCTGGTCGCTGGCGACCAACTGCGCATCGGTTCCTGGATCTTCGAAGTGCGCTTCGCGGCCCCGGTGAGTGCGCCTACACCGGCGTCCCTGAGCCGGCCGCAGACGCTTGGCTCGGTGCCGCAACAACGCTTGCGCGCGCTGTTCGCGCTGGCGCACACGGCGCAGCACGCCGAGGACGAACCGGCACTGCTGAATGCGCTGTGTCGTGATCTCGGCGCCAGCCTGGCCTACGACCGAGTCGCCGTGCTGCGCGGCGAGATCGACGAGGTGCAGGTGTGCGCGCTGCATGCCCGCGCCGGCGCTAGCGAGCGTGGCTTCAGCACTACGCTGTTGCGGGTGGCCGAACCCGAGGAGCCGGCGGTGTTCGAGTCGATCGCGGCGAGCGACCTTGGCGCCAGCTTGATCGCGCACCCGGTCGCGCATGCGGTGTGCCTGCGCCTGAGCGGCGTGTCCGAACCGACCTGGCTGTATCTGGATCGCGCCGAACCGTTCCAGGACCGCGACGGCAGCGTGCTTGCCTACGTCGAGGCGGCGGCACGCATCGCGGCGCTGGCGATCTCGCATCGCGAAGGCCTGCAAGCCGCCGCCGAGCATGAGCGTCTGGCCGCCGAGCAGTCGCAGGCGCGGCGCGTGCAGCTGCAACTGTGCGCGTCGCGCAGCGGTCGCCTCGCCGCACTCGACTATGCGTTCAGCACCGAGCCCGGTGCCGGCATGTGTGGGGACTTCATCGACGTGCTCGAAGCGCGCGACGGCGCAGTCTGGTGCTTCGTCGGCGATGTCGTCGGCCATGGCACCGCGGCCGCGCTGCTGATGGCGACCGCGCTCGCGATCCTGCGCAGCGAATGCCGCCGCTCGGATTCACCCGCAGCGGTGGCCGACCATCTTGCTGCCGAGTTGGCGGCGGTGCTCGCGCCGGGTCAGTTCGTGACGCTGTGGCTGGCGCGAATCGACCGCGACGGCCGCGCCGACATCGTCGACGCCGGCCACGGTCACGCTTGGATCGCAGCCGCCGACAACGCGGTGCAGGCACTGCGGGTGAGCGGCCATCCGCCGATCGGCGTACTGCCGGACCCCCGCCATCACGTCGAAAGCATCCTGCTGGGACCGGCGACACGCCTGGTCATCGCCACCGATGGCTTCATCGAAGGCGCGCCCGACGGCTCGATCATCGCGGCCATCGAAAGCGTGCGCGCGCACAGCAGCGAACCGCAGCGCCTGCTCGCCGAACTCGCCGCCCAACACCCGCGCGGCGAGGACGACGCCAGCGTGCTGGTGCTCGAACGCCGCGCCTAG
- the prpF gene encoding 2-methylaconitate cis-trans isomerase PrpF has translation MQHSSNPQLRIAATYMRGGTSKGVFFKLEDLPTEAQVPGPARDRMLMRVIGSPDPYAKHTDGMGGATSSTSKCVIIAKSSVPDHDVDYLYGQIAIEQAFVDWSGNCGNLSSAVGPFAIAHGLVDAARLPRDGKATVRIWQKNIGKTIIAHVPMRDGAVQELGDFELDGVTFPAAEIELEFLDPAEDAGEGGGSMFPTGSLIDTLEVPGVGSFEATMINSGIPTVFLNAAALGLKGTELQPDINGDAALLVKLERIRACAALRMGLIEDLAEAATRQHTPKIAFVAPPQAYTASSGKRIEAGDVDVLVRALSMGKLHHAMMATCAVAIATAASVPGTLVNLAAGGGPRDAVRFGHPSGTLRVGAKAEQRDGQWTVTKAIMSRSARVLMEGYVRVPKVW, from the coding sequence ATGCAGCACTCATCCAATCCGCAACTCCGCATCGCCGCCACCTACATGCGCGGCGGCACCAGCAAGGGCGTGTTCTTCAAGCTCGAGGACTTGCCCACGGAAGCGCAGGTGCCGGGGCCGGCGCGCGACAGGATGCTGATGCGCGTGATCGGGTCGCCCGATCCCTATGCCAAGCACACCGACGGCATGGGAGGCGCGACCTCGAGCACCAGCAAGTGCGTGATCATCGCGAAGTCGAGCGTGCCCGATCACGATGTCGACTATCTCTACGGCCAGATCGCGATCGAACAGGCTTTCGTCGACTGGTCCGGCAACTGCGGCAACCTCAGTTCGGCGGTCGGGCCGTTCGCGATTGCGCATGGTCTGGTCGATGCGGCACGGCTGCCGCGCGACGGAAAGGCGACGGTACGCATCTGGCAGAAGAACATCGGCAAGACGATCATTGCGCATGTGCCGATGCGTGATGGCGCAGTGCAGGAACTCGGCGACTTCGAACTCGATGGTGTGACCTTCCCGGCCGCCGAGATCGAACTCGAGTTCCTCGACCCGGCCGAAGATGCGGGCGAGGGCGGCGGTTCGATGTTCCCGACCGGGAGTCTCATCGACACGCTCGAGGTACCCGGCGTCGGCTCGTTCGAGGCGACGATGATCAATTCCGGCATCCCGACCGTGTTCCTGAACGCGGCAGCGCTCGGGCTCAAGGGCACCGAACTGCAGCCCGACATCAATGGCGATGCTGCCCTGCTGGTGAAACTCGAGCGCATCCGAGCCTGCGCGGCGCTGCGCATGGGCCTGATCGAGGACCTCGCCGAGGCGGCGACGCGCCAGCACACGCCGAAGATCGCCTTCGTCGCGCCGCCGCAGGCCTACACCGCGTCGAGCGGCAAACGCATCGAAGCAGGTGATGTCGATGTGCTGGTGCGCGCGCTGTCGATGGGCAAGCTGCACCACGCGATGATGGCGACCTGTGCCGTGGCGATCGCGACCGCCGCCTCGGTGCCCGGCACCCTCGTCAACCTCGCCGCCGGCGGCGGCCCGCGCGATGCCGTGCGCTTCGGCCATCCAAGCGGCACCCTGCGTGTCGGCGCCAAGGCCGAACAACGCGACGGCCAGTGGACCGTCACCAAGGCGATCATGAGCCGCAGCGCCCGCGTGTTGATGGAAGGCTACGTGCGCGTGCCGAAGGTGTGGTGA